The nucleotide window CCTTCCTATAAATAAAGAATGAAATATCAAAATATTTGCCAACACATCATAACCTTGTAGAGACGTAGCATGACGTCTCTACCCGTTAAATCCCTTATTCCATTCACCACCTGTTTTTGAAATCAAATTGATAAATCCTATGTGTGATACATTTGTGTCCTTACCCAACTCAACACTCAACGGCGATATTATATTCGGCAAAAATAGCGATCGCCCCCAGGGTGAACTTCAAGATGTTGTCGTCATTCCCGCCAGAAACGACAACTCAAACACAACAGTTGAATGCACCTATATTTCAATTCCCCAAGTCAACAAAACCCTAGCCGTGATCCTCTCCAAACCCCGATGGATGTGGGGTGCAGAAATGGGGGCAAATGAATGTGGCGTTGTAATTGGCAATGAAGCCGTTTGGACAGTTGAACCCTATAAAACCAAAGGGTTGCTGGGCATGGATTTAGTCCGCTTAGGATTAGAACGCGGCAAAACAGCGTTAGACGCGCTTCATGTAATCACATCGTTGCTAAACAAATATGGACAAGGCGGGAATTGTGCCGAAAACTTTGCCATGAATTATCATAACTCATTTATTCTGGCAGATGCCCAAGACGCCTGGGTATTAGAAACCGCTGGCGAGTATTGGGTAGCTGAACGAGTACAACAAGGAACTCGCTCAATTTCTAATAATCTCAGTATTCGCAATTCAGGTGATTTGCGCCATCCAGAGATAATTAATTATGCGGTGAATCGAGGATGGTGTGCGGGAGAGGAAGATTTTGATTTTGCCAGCATTTTTTCGGAAGGAGGATATTCAGAATCCCTATCCATTGATTCCAGAGAAGGGACAGTCAGACATTTATGTCAAGTTAATCAAGGCAAATTTTCCATTGAGACAGCACAATCAATTTTACGAGAACACAAGGGGAATATTTGTATGCACGGTGCGTTTGAAAGCGCCGGAAGTCAAGTTTCGTCTCTGTCGCCAGATGGCTGTAAACACTGGTTTATTGAGCAGCCATTTCCCTGTCAGCAAACTTATCAACAAAAGCATTTTTTAGTCGATTCAGTATCAGTACATTAAGATTAGGCAGAATAAGTAAAAGTTATCCGAGTTCCCTCCCCTTGGCAAGGAGAGGGTTAGGAAGGGGTCAAATCAAGGTATTGCCGAGTTTTGAGCTTAAGTTGATACATAATAAGGCTGTGCGCCCCTACGAAGGTTTCCGATTAATCCGATTTAACCCAATCGGTAGAGATATTTTTCAAAAATAAGGCAAGTCATGATTGAAAGACAAAATCGCTTACTTCCCGCTGTTGGCAAACAGCCGTATCCGCTATTATTTGTCACCATTAGCGGGGCGCATTTATACGGATTTCCCTCACCCGATTCGGATTACGATTTGCGCGGTAGCCACATTTTACCAATACAAGACGTCGTTGGACTAGAAACCGGACGTGAGACAATTGAAGTTGCCGAAATTCGAGATAAATTAGAACTAGATTTAGTCACTCACGACATCAAAAAGTTTTTTTCTCTGCTTCTAAAAAAGAATGGATATGTCTTAGAGCAATTGTACTCTCC belongs to Coleofasciculus chthonoplastes PCC 7420 and includes:
- a CDS encoding C69 family dipeptidase, producing MCDTFVSLPNSTLNGDIIFGKNSDRPQGELQDVVVIPARNDNSNTTVECTYISIPQVNKTLAVILSKPRWMWGAEMGANECGVVIGNEAVWTVEPYKTKGLLGMDLVRLGLERGKTALDALHVITSLLNKYGQGGNCAENFAMNYHNSFILADAQDAWVLETAGEYWVAERVQQGTRSISNNLSIRNSGDLRHPEIINYAVNRGWCAGEEDFDFASIFSEGGYSESLSIDSREGTVRHLCQVNQGKFSIETAQSILREHKGNICMHGAFESAGSQVSSLSPDGCKHWFIEQPFPCQQTYQQKHFLVDSVSVH